ACAATGGCCTGGCGGCGGTCGTTGAGCACACCGACGAGATCATTGGCGTTCAGGATGAGGGTGTTGACCTGCTCGCTGCGCTGGGACAGTACCCCGGTGACATCACCCGCACTGCGCAGCAGATCGCCGAGACTCTCGTTGCGGTTGTTCAGCGACTTGGACAGCCTGCTCAGGCCATCGAAGGTGGGGCCGAGTTGCGGAGCGATCTGGTCGATGGTCTGCGACAGCGTGTCCAGCGACTGGTTCAACGACTCGGTGTCGGTACCGGCGGTGTTGCTGGTCAGTTCGCCGACGGCGTCGGTCAGGGAATACGGAGACGAAGTGCGCGACAAGGGGATCTCGTCGAGTCCGCGCATCCGCCCGCTGCCGGCCGGTTCCAGTGCCAACACCCGCTCCCCGAGCAGGGTGCCGGTCCGGATGTGAGCCTGGGTCTCCGAGCCCAGCCCGTACTTCCCCTCCAGGGTGAACGTCACCAGGGCATCGCCGTTGTCCAGCTTGATATCCGACACCGAACCGACCTTGATACCCGATAACGTCACATCGTTGCCGTTACTCAGGCCACCGGCTTCGGCGAACCGAGCTTGGTAACGCACCGAGTTCGCCCATTCGCTGAGACGGTCGGGTTGCAGGCCGACGGCGATGATCAAGACCATCAGGACGACGCCGATCACACCGGATCGGATCAGATGGCCTCCGCGATACTTCAGCATCGAGCGTCACACCACCTTTCTGTGTCCTCGGCCAAGTCCCCTGTGCGATCCGCGAAGTGCATGGTGCTCATCCGCTGTCCGAGCATCGACCCTCTTCCTGCCTGATCCAGGGGAATACCACGGTGCGGCCCTGCAAATCGCTGGCGCGCACGGTGACGCCGCAGATGTAGTACTGGATGAACCCGCCGTAGGCGCCGAGACGAATGGCCTTGCGGTAGTTCTCGGGGGCCTTCTGCAGCGAGACGTCGAGGCTGTCCTTGCCGGCATCGATATTGGTGGCCAGCCGATTGGTCTCGGCGATGACGCCTGCGAGCGGCTTCCGGGCATTGCCCAGGAAGTCGGCCAGCGATGCCGTGCCGTTGTCGAGGGCGGTGATGGCGGTGGCGATCGGATCCTCGTCCTCGTGCAGACCGCTCACCAACCGCTGGATCCGATCGACCGCACCGGAGAACCGGTCACCGTCCTCGGCCAGTGTGCCCAGCACCGTGCTCAACTCGTCGATCAGCGATTCGACCACCTGGTTGTTGTCGGCGAGTTCGCTGCTGAACGACGAGGTCTTGGACAGCAACGATTCGATGGTCCCGCCCTGACCCTGCATGATCTGGATCAGCGAGGCGGTCAAGGCATTGACATCCTGCGGATTCAGGCCCTGGATGACCGGTTTGAGGCCACCGAGCAGCAGGTCCAGATCGAGTGCGGGAGCGGTGCGCTCCACCGGGATCTGGGCTCCGGCCGGCTGCACGTGAGTCGATCCGGGCCCGTCCAGCAGCTCCAGATAACGGTCACCGACCAGATTCAGATACCGCACCGCCGCCTTGGTGCCGTCGGTCAGCACGACCGTCCGGTCGGCGTCGAACGTGACCAGCACATTGCCATCGGCGAGCAGCGACACATCCTCGACGGTCCCGACCCGGAGACCGGCAACCCGAACGCTGTCACCGGCTTTCAGCCGCGACGCATCCTTGAACACCGCTGAATAGCCGGTGGTCGATCCGGTGCGGGCCTCGGAGAAGACCGCGAACAGCGCACCGGTCAGCAGCACCATCACCACGGCGAAGACGCCGAACTTGAGCAGAATTCCGCGTGATCCCGTCATCCCGGCATCCCTACCTGTGCGCTGTTACGTGGCGGCCCGCCCAACGGCCCGAACAGCATCTGCTTGAGGCCATCCGAGTTGAGCAGGATGCCCTGGTTTCCGTACTGATAGGGGTTGGCGCCGGTGTCGACGACCAGCGCCGGCACCCGGTATTCCGGAGGCACATCGGGCAGTCCGAACTCCTTGCAGTAGGAGCGCGGCGCAGTGGCGGCCACCTTGGGCAGGTCCTGGGGATAGCGATAGCGCTCGACGCCCAGCGTCAGGCTGGCCGAGATGATGATGCCCGGCACGTCGAACGGCGGTGACTTGGAGAACGGCACCAGACCGCCGATACCGCAACCAATGCCCTCGTGGTACTTGGCCAGCAGTTCGGACGTCGGCAGCAGGATGTGCGCCAGATCCCGCAGCGCCTGCCGGTTACCACCGACCACCTCGTTGCCGACGTCGGCCAATCCGATTGCGCTGATGAGGAATGCGTCCAGGTTCTCCTGCTCATCGACGATGCTGTTGCCCAGCGTGCTGGCATTGTCGATGGCGTTCACCAGATCGGGCGCACCGTCGGCGTAGGCGCTGAGCACCGGCGGCATCTGTTCGGTCAGCGTCGCCATGTTGTCCAGGCTCGGCTCGATCTTGGCCAGGAAGTTGTTGAAATCGGTGAGGGTGCGCCCGAACTGCTCACCACGCCCGTTGAACGCGGCGGACATCGCGCCGAGGGTCTCGTTGACCTTCAGCGGGTCGATCGAGTCCAGCAGCTGGGTGAGCTGCTGGAAGACGGTGTTGACCTCGACCGTGACGTGGTCACCCTGCAGGACATCCCCGGCGCGGACCGGCTCACCGGAGGGAGCGGCCGGGTTCTGCAGCTGGACGAACTTGGCTCCGAACACCGTCGAGGACGCGATGTCGACCTGGACGTTGGACGGAATCCGCTTGAGCTGTGCGGGATCCATGGCCAGATGCAGCACGGCCATCCCGTCGGGACGGGACTCGATCGAGGACACCGTGCCCACCTGCACCCCGCGCATCTTCACCTTGGCGTCGGGGTTCATCACCAGACCGGCGCGCTCGGACACCACGGTCAGCGGCACGGTCTC
This region of Mycolicibacterium diernhoferi genomic DNA includes:
- a CDS encoding MCE family protein is translated as MLKYRGGHLIRSGVIGVVLMVLIIAVGLQPDRLSEWANSVRYQARFAEAGGLSNGNDVTLSGIKVGSVSDIKLDNGDALVTFTLEGKYGLGSETQAHIRTGTLLGERVLALEPAGSGRMRGLDEIPLSRTSSPYSLTDAVGELTSNTAGTDTESLNQSLDTLSQTIDQIAPQLGPTFDGLSRLSKSLNNRNESLGDLLRSAGDVTGVLSQRSEQVNTLILNANDLVGVLNDRRQAIVSLLANTSQVSQVLSGVVADNEAQLKPALDRMNSLSEVLEKNRDNIAQALPGLAKYELTQGETVSNGFYYSAYIPNIVFGQLLQPFLDYAFGFRRGVNAGQPPDNAGPRAELPFPVNGIPSPGDLPPRSFPLPVIPPLPGDAPR
- a CDS encoding MCE family protein codes for the protein MTGSRGILLKFGVFAVVMVLLTGALFAVFSEARTGSTTGYSAVFKDASRLKAGDSVRVAGLRVGTVEDVSLLADGNVLVTFDADRTVVLTDGTKAAVRYLNLVGDRYLELLDGPGSTHVQPAGAQIPVERTAPALDLDLLLGGLKPVIQGLNPQDVNALTASLIQIMQGQGGTIESLLSKTSSFSSELADNNQVVESLIDELSTVLGTLAEDGDRFSGAVDRIQRLVSGLHEDEDPIATAITALDNGTASLADFLGNARKPLAGVIAETNRLATNIDAGKDSLDVSLQKAPENYRKAIRLGAYGGFIQYYICGVTVRASDLQGRTVVFPWIRQEEGRCSDSG
- a CDS encoding MCE family protein, encoding MTQTNGRVLAGLVTVVVIGLIVGLSVGLFRGSFTETVPLTVVSERAGLVMNPDAKVKMRGVQVGTVSSIESRPDGMAVLHLAMDPAQLKRIPSNVQVDIASSTVFGAKFVQLQNPAAPSGEPVRAGDVLQGDHVTVEVNTVFQQLTQLLDSIDPLKVNETLGAMSAAFNGRGEQFGRTLTDFNNFLAKIEPSLDNMATLTEQMPPVLSAYADGAPDLVNAIDNASTLGNSIVDEQENLDAFLISAIGLADVGNEVVGGNRQALRDLAHILLPTSELLAKYHEGIGCGIGGLVPFSKSPPFDVPGIIISASLTLGVERYRYPQDLPKVAATAPRSYCKEFGLPDVPPEYRVPALVVDTGANPYQYGNQGILLNSDGLKQMLFGPLGGPPRNSAQVGMPG